The Rhea pennata isolate bPtePen1 chromosome 7, bPtePen1.pri, whole genome shotgun sequence genome contains a region encoding:
- the LOC134142860 gene encoding homeobox protein pv.1-like, with product MTKAPFSVEWLSQSSQAPRNPPDGAPRRATGPRPDSGSSLGLTERSGKEGAGPRAGRGGRSRERPAGPAAAGNRDTRPVGAWRGSRGWGAGGKGLMPPRKGPGPGGRGGRRLRTAFSSEQISTLESSFQRHQYLGAAERRKLAGRMQLSEVQIKTWFQNRRMKLKRQLQELRPEPFCSPPLPYGPQSGLVPLPLAYAALPPPLPRQEAAPGGFALAALPAQAVDLSSACRAQPPGFWAAPCFVGFRDPRAFLLGV from the exons ATGACCAAGGCCCCTTTCTCTGTGGAGTGGCTGTCCCAAAGCAGCCAGGCCCCCCGGAACCCCCCCGACGGTGCCCCGCGCCGAGCCACGGGGCCCCGGCCCGACTCCGGCTCCAGCCTCGGCCTGACCGAGCGGAGCGGGAAGGAGGGCGCCGGTCCGCGGGCCGGGAGAGGCGGCAGGAGCCGGGAGCGCCCGGCGGGCCCCGCCGCTGCAGGTAACCGCGACACCCGCCCCGTCGGGGCATGGCGGGGCAGCCGTGgttggggggcaggagggaagggcCTTATGCCCCCACGGAAGGGGCCTGGACCT ggcggccgcggcggccggcggctgcGCACGGCCTTCAGCTCCGAGCAGATCAGCACCCTGGAGAGCTCCTTCCAGCGGCACCAGTACCTGGGGGCCGCCGAGCGGCGCAAGCTGGCCGGCAGGATGCAGCTCTCGGAGGTGCAG ATTAAGACCTGGTTCCAGAACCGCCGGATGAAGCTGAAGcggcagctgcaggagctgaggccGGAGCCTTTCTGCAGCCCTCCTCTCCCTTACGGACCTCAGAGCGGGCTTGTGCCCTTGCCCCTGGCCTacgcggcgctgccgccgccacTGCCCCGGCAGGAGGCCGCTCCTGGCGGCTTCGCCTtggcggcgctgccggcgcagGCCGTGGACCTCAGCAGCGCCTGCCGGGCGCAGCCCCCAGGGTTTTGGGCAGCGCCCTGCTTTGTAGGGTTCCGGGATCCCAGAGCCTTCCTGCTGGGCGTCTGA